The DNA sequence TTTATCAAGCAGTTAATTTATTTGATcgcaacgaaaaccagcatacacaggggtttTGTGCTCAATTTCAAATTGTTTTTCATCATCGTTTTATCGCCCAGCCCTACAGTAGCCTGCTGAGGTTATTGTTCCAGCGCTGCGGTAATCCTATTCCGGTGTCATCGGAAGTGCTGCTCCGTTGTTCTGGATACATTCACATTAACAACATGCTCTTCagattatgtttatttcagaccTTCATCATGCATATGAGTGGTCAGGCGCCCAGCACATTGTATGGCATGTTTATTGTACAAGCATCTCTGCTTAGTGCGGCTTAATTAACCTTGAAGCAATAGGATAGCCATTAGCCATTAGATAGCCAAATAACTGATTGTGTATGTGGCAGTGCTTAGTAATGACGATATATAATGTTCAGTTCATTCTTCATTACTTTACTGGTATTTTGCAGCATTCTGTAATCCACAGAGATTGATAATGCAAACCCAAGTGCAAAGGTAGTTAATCAAAGTGCAGATGTTCCCCAAAGGTAGCTTCCAGTGACAACATGTCTACCCCGCTGAACATGATTTATGAACACTTAAAAAGGAAGGAAATATTTCCCAAATGACCATAAAACAGGCGGCAtggatagtgcagtgggtagcactgccgcctcacagcaaggcggtcctgggtttgaatccctgtcggccggggcctctctgtgtggagtttgcatgttctccccgtgtctgcgtgggtttcctccgggtactccggtttcctcccacagtccaaagacatgcaggttaggctgattggagagtctaaattgcccatagatatgagtgtgtgagtgaatggtgtgtgtgccctgcgatggactggcgacctgtccagggtgtattcctgcctttcacccaatgtatgctgggataggctccagcccccctgcgaccctgttcaggataagcgggttaggataatgaatgaatgaatgaatgatccctcatcaagacctatacaccagcaagacccctccgttctgccacctCATGCAGTCTGGCGcccccccctcgccacacctgcacttcacgctcacgactgctgtctgtcctggtcccacagtggtggaatgtggttttattggttttttagatttctttacattttaaaattctttaaaaattctTTAAAATTGAAACACACtgattaacacaaaataatcatttaaacaGGGACTTAAACTAATGAGACAAAGACatcaaaagaatgaaaacaaactttaagaAAAAGTGATCTGAAAATgataacaaaaataagaaatacttTACAAAACTTTACAAAATCAGTATCTAATCCAAGGAAACAAAGGTGGATTTAAAAAACAGAGAAATAGTAAAGACGAAAGCAAGTCCATTTTGCTCAGGTTTGCTGTCCCGAGAGGCTTCCATGTCCCTTGgacacagtggtggaatgatgTCAGAGCGGctcagactgaagactcatctcttcaggctgcagctttccctccctaactcaccaccatgatcagccttatatatgccacagactgtaatggcacttatatagtttagatattgttgttttttgtattggctattgtattgttggttacactaggactcggaactgtactgtcctctcaggtcctcttcacacttgtacttgtgtttgatctgcactttgttgtacgtcgctctggataagagcgtctgctaaatgccatgtaatgtaatgagtgaccATAAAACAACAGTGTTAATGTAGTATAGGGCGTGGTGCTGTATTACACTGGTCAGTGTTAATGTAGTATAGGGCGTGGTGCTGTATTACACTGGTCAGTGTTAATGTAGTATAGGGCGTGGTGCTGTATTACACTGGTCAGTGTTAATGTAGTATAGGGCGTGGTGCTGTATTACACTGGTCAGTGTTAATGTAGTATAGGGCGTGGTGCTGTATTACACTGGTCAGTGTTAATGTAGTATAGGGCGTGGTGCTGTATTACACTGGTCAGTGTTAATGTAGTATAGGGCGTGGTGCTGTATTACACTGGTCAGTGTTAATGTAGTATAGGGCGTGGTGCTGTATTACACTGGTCAGTGTTAATGTAGTATAGGGCGTGGTGCTATATTACACTGGTCAGTGTTAATGTAGTATAGGGCATGGTGCTATAATACACTGGTCAGTGTTAATGTAGTATAGGGCGTGGTGCTGTATTACACTGGTCAGTGTTAATGTAGTATAGGGCGTGGTGCTGTATTACACTGGTCAGTGTTAATGTAGTATAGGGCGTGGTGCTATAATACACTGGTCAGTGTTAATGTAGTATGGGGCGTGGTGCTGTATTACACTGGTCAGTGTTAATGTAGTATAGGGCGTGGTGCTGTATTACACTGGTCAGTGTTAATGTAGTATAGGGCGTGGTGCTGTATTACACTGGTCAGTGTTAATGTAGTATAGGGCGTGGTGCTGTATTACACTGGTCAGTGTTAATGTAGTATAGGGCGTGGTGCTATAATACACTGGTCAGTGTTAATGTAGTATAGGGCGTGGTGCTATAATACACTGGTCAGTGTTAATGTAGTATAGGGCGTGGTGCTGTATTACACTGGTCAGTGTTAATGTAGTATAGGGCGTGGTGCTATAATACACTGGTCAGTGTTAATGTAGTATAGGGCGTGGTGCTGTATTACACTGGTCAGTGTTAATGTAGTATAGGGCGTGGTGCTGTATTACACTGGTCAGTGTTAATGTAGTATAGGGCGTGGTGCTATAATACACTGGTCAGTGTTAATGTAGTATGGGGCGTGGTGCTGTATTACACTGGTCAGTGTTAATGTAGTATAGGGCGTGGTGCTGTATTACACTGGTCAGTGTTAATGTAGTATAGGGCGTGGTGCTGTATTACACTGGTCAGTGTTAATGTAGTATAGGGCGTGGTGCTATAATACACTGGTCAGTGTTAATGTAGTATAGGGCGTGGTGCTGTATTACACTGGTCAGTGTTAATGTAGTATAGGGCGTGGTGCTGTATTACACTGGTCAGTGTTAATGTAGTATAGGGCGTGGTGCTGTATTACACTGGTCAGTGTTAATGTAGTATAGGGCGTGGTGCTGTATTACACTGGTCAGTGTTAATGTAGTATAGGGCGTGGTGCTGTATTACACTGGTCAGTGTTAATGTAGTATAGGGCGTGGTGCTGTATTACACTGGTCAGTGTTAATGTAGTATAGGGCGTGGTGCTATATTACACTGGTCAGTGTTAATGTAGTATAGGGCATGGTGCTATAATACACTGGTCAGTGTTAATGTAGTATAGGGCGTGGTGCTGTATTACACTGGTCAGTGTTAATGTAGTATAGGGCGTGGTGCTGTATTACACTGGTCAGTGTTAATGTAGTATAGGGCGTGGTGCTATAATACACTGGTCAGTGTTAATGTAGTATGGGGCGTGGTGCTGTATTACACTGGTCAGTGTTAATGTAGTATAGGGCGTGGTGCTATATTACACTGGTCAGTGTTAATGTAGTATAGGGCGTGGTGCTGTATTACACTGGTCAGTGTTAATGTAGTATAGGGCGTGGTGCTGTATTACACTGGTCAGTGTTAATGTAGTATAGGGCGTGGTGCTGTATTACACTGGTCAGTGTTAATGTAGTATAGGGCGTGGTGCTGTATTACACTGGTCAGTGTTAATGTAGTATAGGGCGTGGTGCTGTATTACACTGGTCAGTGTTAATGTATGGGGCGTGGTGCTGTATTACACTGGTCAGTGTTAATGTAGTATAGGGCGTGGTGCTGTATTACACTGGTCAGTGTTAATGTAGTATAGGGCGTGGTGCTATAATACACTGGTCAGTGTTAATGTAGTATGGGGCGTGGTGCTGTATTACACTGGTCAGTGTTAATGTAGTATAGGGCGTGGTGCTGTATAACACTGGTCAGTGTTAATGTAGTATAGGGCGTGGTGCTGTATTACACTGGTCAGTGTTAATGTAGTATAGGGCATGGTGCTGTATTACACTGGTCAGTGTTAATGTAGTATAGGGCGTGGTGCTATAATACACTGGTCAGTGTTAATGTAGTATAGGGCGTGGTGCTATAATACACTGGTCAGTGTTAATGTAGTATAGGGCGTGGTGCTGTATTACACTGGTCAGTGTTAATGTAGTATAGGGCGTGGTGCTATAATACACTGGTCAGTGTTAATGTAGTATAGGGCGTGGTGCTGTATTACACTGGTCAGTGTTAATGTAGTATAGGGCGTGGTGCTGTATTACACTGGTCAGTGTTAATGTAGTATAGGGCGTGGTGCTGTATTACACTGGTCAGTGTTAATGTAGTATAGGGCGTGGTGCTATAATACACTGGTCAGTGTTAATGTAGTATAGGGCGTGGTGCTGTATTACACTGGTCAGTGTTAATGTAGTATAGGGCGTGGTGCTGTATTACACTGGTCAGTGTTAATGTAGTATAGGGCGTGGTGCTGTATTACACTGGTCAGTGTTAATGTAGTATAGGGCGTGGTGCTGTATTACACTGGTCAGTGTTAATGTAGTATAGGGCGTGGTGCTGTGATGTCAGAGCTCTCTCTGTTGCTTGTTTCTGAACTTGTTTCATATCCAGATTCAGCAGCAGAATTCCCAGAATGCTTTTCTCTCAGCCAGTCGTACACCTTCATACATGACACTGCAACATCAGGGGTGTCCGGTTCCCCCCCGACTGTGAACAGACAGATTGTGTCAGACAGTTATGTGAGGGTCAGCTCTGATAGGCTGGATGAATGTGTCACAGCTAAGAAGcactgctctgattggctgggttaAGATTAACAGCTATGAAGCacagttctgattggctgggttaAGATTAACAGCTATGAAGCACAGTTCTGATAGGCTGGATTAATGGTTAACAGCTAAGAAGCACTGCTTTGATAGGCAGAAAACAGAACAGCCAATTGTTCATATTTGTTAATTGTGTAGAGGTACTCTTTAAAAtatcttcagaaaaaaattactCACAGTCAATTCCGCAACTCATACTGGTCTCTTTAGCAGGAGGGGTGATGTAGGACTTAATCTCAGTCCTGATAATGTCTTTGATTGTGTCCTCTTTCCTGCTCCACTCCGTTTCAAAAATGCCCTTAATTTCATTATGAAGAAAAGCCCAAGCCTTCTCTGTTTtccagggtgcagtgtgtgactctTCATCTGAGTGTTTCTGATCCATCTCTTCCACCCCTGCAGAGTCCCACCTGGCTTTTCTCTCGTCAGCACCTAGAAACcaaaaacagccaaaaacagccaaaaacaGCCATTAGCCAGAGAACAATCCTAGGATACAGATGCTCAAAATGTGTTTGGGGTCAGTTGACAAGACATGTTATTTTCACTGTcccttaataaataaaatgttgatgtattaaaatgataaatatgaatcacatttattaagaaataatgatgtgttttaaatgagaaacaatggattttggtttttaaaaaattatgagTGGACAAGCTTAATTTCCAGCCCTGAGAGCATCTATGGACATATAATAACGATCTTTTATTTAACTTTACCACGCTAATGGGGTATCAAAATAATGATGTGTTTAAACCCCATCccctttgcccccttgtggttgagccaatgacatctcaaattattgttgcgttcatatttatatcatacaaaactgtgacataataaaaccgAAAAACACCAAttccagattgttaaaaagactctctgaACAGCAGTTtcgatgcttatcagcctcttatttggaAAGCAGGGTAATacaactccagcctcccccttgCCATGCTCAGGGCTTACAACCCTCCCTtcaccacagactcagacagtaaaaggcatattctaacaatccttgatgcAATCTATTTCActatgtcaaaaaatcatgtttcaatataagaacaaaaatgtacaattcTGTAGTTTTTTGCAATTCGCAAATGCATTTTGATAAGATTTTGCAATCTGTAAGTGAAAGTCATTTTCACTTTGGTGAAACCAGCCATCTACAGCCTGTTATGGAAATAATGTTTATGTAGTAAGGTCTGTCTGATGAGAAATGGAATGGACCAAACTCACAATCAGGGGGTTCATCAGtttggtgttttgttttttgttgggtGGTTTGTTTCTGTATCGTAGAAGATTCAGTGGCTCTTCCCCCTGTCAGCCCTATTGTACCGTCTTTGTCTTCTCCTCCAGACATTCTCTTAGACGTTCTCTTAGACCTGCTCGTCAAGGACGACTCGCATCTGTTCCATTCCTTTTCAAACAGTTTTTGGAAATGAGCAGGAGGCTGACCTCCTGTGCCCTGCTGCCAGGTCTCAATCCCACTGTCTGTTCCCTTAGGAAAATTCAAACCCAGTTTCTCCAACAGTTGTTCTTCTCTCCTAATCCAGAGTTCATCGATACGTTGCGCCAGAGCCTTCTTCTCCTCTGTGCTGAGATCACCCGCCCTGGTCTCTCTGCTCATCTCCACAATCGTCTCCACCACCTCACTCTGTGTCTCAGGCATGAGATGATAGACACTTCTACCAGCTACCATCTCCTCaatcttctccagcagctctggGACTTGGGTGCTGTCCTTTGTCATATTCCTGAGGACATGGtacctgttcccacatttctgtATAAGCCACTGGAGGGCCTGTCCTTCGCTCTCGATGTGCTGCTCGATGGAGTTGTTTCCTAGGCTTTCCCCCCAGGTGAACAGCACCAGAGTgtgtccccacactctctctccaaggtgctccATGTTGTCTTGTATTATTTTCCTTTGCTCCTCTTTAAATGACGTGTCAGCAGGAATGACCAGGAGAATCATGTTGGGTCCAGGGTGACACAGTGTCAAACTATTCACCACTTCCTGTCTTACCCAATCAGGTGTGAGCTCAGCTGGGATAGACTTCCACCAGCTTGGTGTGTTGACCACAGTGACCAGCCTCCCGTTGACTTTACCTTGCTTCTTCTCGCACTGAGCAGTTCTTCTCCAAGCTCCAaactcctctctgcccaggatgTTATTTCCAGTGGAGCATTTCCCCGCGGCCACCCACCCCAGCAGCACCACTCTCAGCTCAGGGAGGCCACAGGTTCCCCCTGTCAGAGAGAAAGAACATCGCTTTCAGCAAACTACAGTAACCCAATAAAACTGGCATCTTTGTGCAGAGAAAAGACTAAAACAGAAACTAAATGAAAGTAATAAAGAGTATTTTTATCTTACCTTTCTGAAGATCTCTGATTGTCTCTCTGCGTTCCCTCACCTTCCTTACTCTCTGATTGGCTCGTTTTTCTGCACTGCTTCTCTTATTCTCCATGTCCTGTAGAATGTCCGGCTCCATGTGAAAATAACCACCAGCACATAGCCCACACACCTGGCCTGCCGCCATCTCCTCCACCACCATCTCCTCTACCACCACCAGCAGCTCAGGGACCTGAGAGACCGAGTTGCTGAGGCCATGGTACCTGTTCCCACATTTTTGTATCAGCCCCTGGAGGGCCTGTCCCTCGCTCTCGATGTGCTGCTCCACGGTCTGGTCACTTAAAGTGTCCCCAAAGGTGAACAGCAGCACCGTGTGTCTCCACACTGTGTCACTGAGAAGCTCCAGGTGTCCCTGCACTGATCTCCTGTGTTTCTCTTGGAACGATGAGTCCAGATTAATGACCAGCAGGACGGCGTGGGGACCAGGggggcacagagacacactgcacacaatctGCTCCTTCAGCAGCTCTGCAGAATCTTCAACAGGAAAATACCTGACCCAGCCTGGCGTGTCCACCACCGTGATCTCCCTCCCAGCTACATCGCCCTGCCCCTTCTGACACGCTGTAGTTTTTATTCCCGGTGTAAACGCCTGTTTGCCCAGGATGCTGTTTCCTGctgaactcttcccacactcCTTTGCTCCCAGCAGCACAATCCTAAGCGCTGAGAGATGTCGCGTCTCCCCTGTGAGAGAGAATAAACACCCTTATTCATATTTAACAGAACATACTGCAGACGCTGGCACATTCAGGAAGGCTGGTGCATCTTGGAGTCTTTCATCTATGGTGAGTTTAGAAATACAAAATCTGGgaaattgtcacgtttcaggtctgtcttgttttgttttatgttttatcattttgtcttagtcacgtattgtcttgttatgttgagtggtcttagttcgtttagtgttatgttttgagttatgtttattgttacgtgaactggtcgttgtttatacatacacttttacatgtctttccgcaaatcttgcattc is a window from the Conger conger chromosome 8, fConCon1.1, whole genome shotgun sequence genome containing:
- the LOC133135631 gene encoding GTPase IMAP family member 8-like isoform X1 is translated as MDTSGSYHHVGETRHLSALRIVLLGAKECGKSSAGNSILGKQAFTPGIKTTACQKGQGDVAGREITVVDTPGWVRYFPVEDSAELLKEQIVCSVSLCPPGPHAVLLVINLDSSFQEKHRRSVQGHLELLSDTVWRHTVLLFTFGDTLSDQTVEQHIESEGQALQGLIQKCGNRYHGLSNSVSQVPELLVVVEEMVVEEMAAGQVCGLCAGGYFHMEPDILQDMENKRSSAEKRANQRVRKVRERRETIRDLQKGGTCGLPELRVVLLGWVAAGKCSTGNNILGREEFGAWRRTAQCEKKQGKVNGRLVTVVNTPSWWKSIPAELTPDWVRQEVVNSLTLCHPGPNMILLVIPADTSFKEEQRKIIQDNMEHLGERVWGHTLVLFTWGESLGNNSIEQHIESEGQALQWLIQKCGNRYHVLRNMTKDSTQVPELLEKIEEMVAGRSVYHLMPETQSEVVETIVEMSRETRAGDLSTEEKKALAQRIDELWIRREEQLLEKLGLNFPKGTDSGIETWQQGTGGQPPAHFQKLFEKEWNRCESSLTSRSKRTSKRMSGGEDKDGTIGLTGGRATESSTIQKQTTQQKTKHQTDEPPDCADERKARWDSAGVEEMDQKHSDEESHTAPWKTEKAWAFLHNEIKGIFETEWSRKEDTIKDIIRTEIKSYITPPAKETSMSCGIDFGGEPDTPDVAVSCMKVYDWLREKHSGNSAAESGYETSSETSNRESSDITAPRPILH
- the LOC133135631 gene encoding GTPase IMAP family member 4-like isoform X2 — its product is MDTSGSYHHVGETRHLSALRIVLLGAKECGKSSAGNSILGKQAFTPGIKTTACQKGQGDVAGREITVVDTPGWVRYFPVEDSAELLKEQIVCSVSLCPPGPHAVLLVINLDSSFQEKHRRSVQGHLELLSDTVWRHTVLLFTFGDTLSDQTVEQHIESEGQALQGLIQKCGNRYHGLSNSVSQVPELLVVVEEMVVEEMAAGQVCGLCAGGYFHMEPDILQDMENKRSSAEKRANQRVRKVRERRETIRDLQKGGTCGLPELRVVLLGWVAAGKCSTGNNILGREEFGAWRRTAQCEKKQGADERKARWDSAGVEEMDQKHSDEESHTAPWKTEKAWAFLHNEIKGIFETEWSRKEDTIKDIIRTEIKSYITPPAKETSMSCGIDFGGEPDTPDVAVSCMKVYDWLREKHSGNSAAESGYETSSETSNRESSDITAPRPILH